The Drosophila nasuta strain 15112-1781.00 chromosome 2R, ASM2355853v1, whole genome shotgun sequence genome segment TCCAGTCCTGCGCAGCCTTGGCATCCCAGTATGTGTTCTTAAAGACATGCACATACTCATCGCTATTCTCCACCTTCTCCTGCTTGAACCACATCGGTTCATATGCCGGATATGGTCGTCcctcggctgctgctgcttccgcTTCGGCTTCACGTTCGCGACGTTTCGTGCGCTGCTTCTCCTCCAGGCGCAACTTCTCCTGATTGCTCTCGTCCCAGGCGCCGTCCTCCATCAGGCGTTGATCGGGACGACGACGCGCATCTGTGGGCGCCACATCATCCTCGAATTCGTTAAGCTGACAGGCCAATGTGGTGAAATTGTAGAACTTCTCCGATTCCGGCGGTGCCGGACGTCGCTTCCATGCCACACGATAGTCGCCGGTGATGTAGGTCGGATTGTCGGCATTTTTTTGCGTGCGCAACACTGGTGCGATCTCCATTTTATCATCCCAGGTGCCACGGATCACCCATTTGACTTCGTTCTTGCGATTGATGACGACACCCTTGACGGTGCGTTGAACCTCCCGACTGAAGTAGGAGTAGGGCACAAAGTTGAGGATGCATTTGATGCCCTCGGCCGCATTGGAACCCTTGATCTCCATCTCGCCATGCTGATCCACCCACAGTTTGCCCACAATGATGTTGTTCACCGTGGTCGTCACTTTGCGCCAGGAGTAACGATGTCCGCTCTTCTGGAACAGCACATAGGCGCCGCCTAGTGGATTGATCTGAGGGTTGAATTAGGGTGTTTTTTTAGTTGAGTTTTTATTCTTGGCAATGCAAAAACATCGATACTTTAATAGGCTTGATACTTTGCTTTGATCGttcaaattcaaatggaaTGACCTCTGAAAATCTCATCAATTAACCTCCTGATTTACTTTTCGATAGTTAGAACATTCAATTAACTTATTCGTagcataattttttattgatgtCGAGTTTAGTATGGTTTGTCAGTTCAGTTTAAGTTCAGACTGCTCAGCATGTGACTTTTTTTGTCGTCACTTGTGACTTTctacatttaaaacaaactctGACATTTGAAGCCAGTAAAAACTAGTGAGAAACCTTGTAGTACATTTTAGATGTCaatgatttaatatttcataaaataaacttgtGTATGTAATTACAGTAATtcataaaatacattttaaaatgtattagtGAATTGAAGGAAGTCTCAAAATGTTGACGAAGACAACGAGCTACCTATAGAGTCTCTATCTCTTATGATTGCCAACTACTAACTtggaataatatataattaaggCAGACGACTAAAGTCCAAGCTTTATTTTAGTTCACCCTATTTCTATACGAATATTATAATTCCGTGAACATCTCATTTCGTTACTTATTGGTTAAACAAGTTGTTATGACGAAAATTAggttttcaaatgttttttttacaacaatctttataataaaagaaaatgtggTTCCATTCTTAACTTTGCAGCTGTTTATACTATGAGGTCTGCCTGTTAAGCTCATTTTATGGCTGGTTAAGCTAATACTTAATCACCTTAAGTGAACGGGTCTACACTACCTACtgataataactatagtatcACGATGTTCATACGGCCTGTTACACTAATTTTAAGACTGACTAAGCTAAGCGAACCTTTTAAATAAACGCAGTCTATCAACAGTTAATGACTGATTaggcaaaaatatatatatttttagcaggGTGATTATGCTGATGGAGCCTCTAAATTGAGAAGGTCGATAGTATTGATAATACCTCGACATTATTACTGTCTCTGTCTGGGGTCTGAACAAAATTACCCAAGGAAATTCCTAATCGAACCGATGTAAgcaatttatcgatagtaacgCAATAAACAAGCAAGCGCTTGGTACTAATGAACCTATCGATAGTAATAATAATCGGTTGGAAATAGAAAGGAATACTAACCTGCACGTATTTGCCGCGAAACTTGCTGGTCATGGAGAACTCCTGCCAGCACTGCCAAGTGCGTCCCTCGCAATGAATGGCAGCAATGGGCGGATGATGTGAAACCTGTTCGGCCAACGAGCGCCAACCCAGATCCTCCATACGATCGCACTCAAAGGTCTCCCCCAGCAGCGGATTAAACGGTTTGCCAGTGCGATTCGTAGTCGTTGCATATGCCGAGGCTGTAAAGGCGGCCAAGTAGGCCAACTGCTCGCACTCATCCGTGCAAGCGGCGGCCACATCCAAGATATCCGCATACTCATAATCCTCTGTGAGGCGTTGCAGCATCGACAGTGGCTCATTGAAGTTGACGGGCATGGGTATTTTGGACAGATCCTTGCCAATGCAGTTCTTCATAATGCTCCACAAGCTGAGAGGATAGTTGGGCTTATCTGGGACTCGTGTGCGTCGCACCTTCTGCGGATTGCTGCTCGAATTTCGGCTCGGCCGCGTGCTTCTGGGCATCTCGTCTTCTTGGCGTTGATTCGAGACACGATCGACGGCATCTTCGTCGTCGCCGGACGCCATGCGAATGGCGCTAATGAGGCacacttgctgctgttgcacgtTGCTGCGCTTGGTTTCGTCGCTCTCCGACGAGCTGCCGGTTTGACCCTCGGAGCCTTCCACATGATCCTCGGAGCTGCTGCGTCGATTGTTCAACTTGAGTATGAAGGCACCGCCGTTATCGGGATGCTCCTCAGCATCAAAGAACTCCGTCTCATCGTCGCTGGTGAGTCCTGCCCCAGCTGCGACCACAGCTGGCGGAACGTTCTTGCTACGACGCACCATCACCGCTGCTTGTTCCATTTGCGACTGCTGCTTTGCCATCTGTTCAATTATTTCCTCGAGTCGTTGACGCTGTTCGCGTTCGTGATGTAACATCTTCGACCATTTTTGGCCCTGCGATTCGGCCGAACGCAAATAATCGTTGCCGGCATTGATCATGGCATTAGAAGTGATTCTAAAGAGCGTGGCTCGCTCATTGACAATCTTTGTGCGACTGGCCAGCGATTCCTCCTCATTCGATTCGAGATCATTCAGCGCACGCTGCAGGGCAGCGCCATGTTTGGTGATCAGATCGTAACAGGTGCGCATATTCTCCAGTCTTTCGGTTAGATCTCTGACCACTGCGTAGATCTCCTGGCTGGGCACCACCTGAGCCGTCTCCTcggcctcctcctcctcgctCTCGATGGCGCGTATGGCCTTCACCTTGGCCAGTTCCAGCGAAGTGACCCACGACTGACGCTCGACCTCATTGGCGGCCTTGATGTGAAACGTTTGTGTGCCGCCATTTGAGATGACAAACGTGCACGAGTCCACAGTGTGTATGAGAGCACCATGCAGCGAAATGGTACCGCGACATGTGTGATTGATCTCGGACTGATTGCGATAATAGCTGAGCACGCCCTTTGAGAGCACAAACCAGCGTCGTTGGTAGCCCTTGATGTAGTTGGTCCATTTGAGCAGCCAGCCCTTCATTTCGGGATCACCACTGCCTTTTTCTGGTTTGCCTGCAGCTGCAGTTCCACCCGCCACACCCCCTCCTGCGGATGCTGCTCCTCCTGCGCCTGCTGCTGCGTCAGCCATGCTAGCAATCGTTGTGTcccgttgccgctgctgctccGCCCGCTTCTCGcgtcgcgtcgtcgtcgtcaccCACCGtggcaattttaattgtttagcACTTTGCGCTACTTGCGACGACTTTAAACGCCACGTACAAAAAAACTGCAACTTGGGGCcgctgacaacaacaaccacaagcacagcgacaacaacaccacAAACTTCCCAATTGGAAATCAGCtagcaatttgttttttttgtgttttcagaCAGCTGCAACTTCTggcattattgttattatttaggGATTATACACCTCCGCACCACACACAACGTTGCTGCAACGCCAACAGCAAAATCGcgtttactttaaaatttcgtTTACTTTAGCGGCAATTCTTGCCaacctatttttttttttttctgcacaaaaatatataaagaaactATGGAAGTCAAGTGCgcatttgtgtgcgtgtgtgtcgttgtgtgtgtgtgtcggtgtttgtgtgtgagctAGTTGAAATGTGACCGTTGTTGGCAAAGCCAaatatgcttttattttttctatttgcatttttgctgAATTTGCTGCATGCAATTgtttaatacaataattattaacttttttCTAATCGACACAATTTCCATAACATGTTTTCAGATAAATTAGTTAATTGAATACATTACAAAATTGTCAAGAGCATAGCAAGTTTTGTGGGGCTGCCAACTGCGTTCGAAAACATACTAAGCACAACTAGCAAACCTGTTGGGCAAGGCGCGCaacttcaaatatttaaaattatctGTGTCTTTATATAGGCAACTCCAAAACCGGCAAGTAAACTAATTGTTAATTgccaaaaaagcaacaattgaagattgtcAGATTGTGGGCTGTTATGTGAAAGTTGACTTTTAAGTTCACACTCGCATGGGTGGCCCACATACAAACCAACACTCATGCACAACAATGACTCATATTGGCAatgaaataagtaaatttaattggTTTACTTTCTCACCCTCTCTTTCTAGTATTTACTAGCATTATTGTATAATGGTGTACATAGATTAatcaaaaacatatatatggTAGTTAGTCAGTGCTCTGATCGCGTCAAGGTTCTCAAGGTTGTTCCAATTTCTCATCACTTCTTGTACTCGGACCAGGAATAACGAAACGTCGCTATCATGCGGTAAAGGctgtaaatacaaatttggtcataaaaagtttttttgctATGGACGAAaaacactcaacacacacactcactaaGTAAACATATAGATATAAATGCATATGACTGAATCAGTCATATCCAAGGGACAGGTATAACACAAGTTGAatcacacttacacacacagaaagagacaAAGAAGAGTAAACAAATACAAGTCACcacataaaatacatatgtgtatacatatgtatgtatatatacaataaatcatttattcGTAGGCAGTTCTtgcataatataaattaaatatatatgtatgtatatagttacaagtaatttaaaaatacaaaatacagtttttcattttcatagttctttttgtttcttgttttctgttttttttttagtccCTGACGGCACTTTTCACAAAACATTTCGagatttggatttggatgATGGATGGGATAGATGGATTatgaatacatatatttttaaacgcttcgcaaaaacaaaaacgcaacAGTTTAATGATCGATGCAAGTACCAAGACTTTATAGATAtgcacacaaagagagagtgagatagaCAAAGGAGGGAGGGGTGTGGTGTGGGTGGGTTGTGTAACGCAAAAATGAAGAATTAAAAGcagaaatacataaaataaatacagaataataataataggcAAGTGGCGAGCTGACAAAAGCAAATTTTGTGTATCTTTAGGATTGCTTAGTTACTATTTTATGAGTGTGTGAACGTGTGTGTGGctgtttgtatgtgtatgtgtgtgtgggtgagagtgtgtgtttgtgtatgcgtagtaaatagaaatatagtatttttccTTTACATGGTATTGTATGCAGCGGTGTTGAAGCTTTGCTTTGGTAAACTTAGCCTAGTGAGTGGATGCGTTTTTCCATGCTGCGCTAGACGACGATGCTgcacttgttgctgctgttgctccatGGCGTTgttatgttgctgctgttgatgttgatgatgatgctgttgctgctgctgattcaGATTGTGACGGGCAGGAGCGGGCGGTGGTCGATTCTCGCTGTAA includes the following:
- the LOC132783896 gene encoding oxysterol-binding protein 1-like; amino-acid sequence: MADAAAGAGGAASAGGGVAGGTAAAGKPEKGSGDPEMKGWLLKWTNYIKGYQRRWFVLSKGVLSYYRNQSEINHTCRGTISLHGALIHTVDSCTFVISNGGTQTFHIKAANEVERQSWVTSLELAKVKAIRAIESEEEEAEETAQVVPSQEIYAVVRDLTERLENMRTCYDLITKHGAALQRALNDLESNEEESLASRTKIVNERATLFRITSNAMINAGNDYLRSAESQGQKWSKMLHHEREQRQRLEEIIEQMAKQQSQMEQAAVMVRRSKNVPPAVVAAGAGLTSDDETEFFDAEEHPDNGGAFILKLNNRRSSSEDHVEGSEGQTGSSSESDETKRSNVQQQQVCLISAIRMASGDDEDAVDRVSNQRQEDEMPRSTRPSRNSSSNPQKVRRTRVPDKPNYPLSLWSIMKNCIGKDLSKIPMPVNFNEPLSMLQRLTEDYEYADILDVAAACTDECEQLAYLAAFTASAYATTTNRTGKPFNPLLGETFECDRMEDLGWRSLAEQVSHHPPIAAIHCEGRTWQCWQEFSMTSKFRGKYVQINPLGGAYVLFQKSGHRYSWRKVTTTVNNIIVGKLWVDQHGEMEIKGSNAAEGIKCILNFVPYSYFSREVQRTVKGVVINRKNEVKWVIRGTWDDKMEIAPVLRTQKNADNPTYITGDYRVAWKRRPAPPESEKFYNFTTLACQLNEFEDDVAPTDARRRPDQRLMEDGAWDESNQEKLRLEEKQRTKRREREAEAEAAAAEGRPYPAYEPMWFKQEKVENSDEYVHVFKNTYWDAKAAQDWSGCPDIY